ctcttgccacatgttggagcgcactGACTCTGCCTAGCTAGTGATAccggtttgttcagcagacattatcatctacagattgttaaggagtaacatttgatggttttgagagagagatcagagctacgtgtgttttagagggtagctgctgattgctggacatatcacagccatgtgcttttctccccacgagggggacgctctcccatcagagctttacacgatcagatacagtggtgaCATTTGACGTtcgagtgtacctaccttccgcttggcaagatttacatttttttttttttaaagtttgtcctgtttcactactacgtgggtggagacgcaggggacagctagtcataaataaaaagatcattttcaatatttggttgaaaatcctttgcagccaatgactgcttgaagtctgagcCCGCGACCTTCTCCAAGTGCCGGGTTTCCACCCtgctgatgctttgccaggctgTTCCTGCCGCTGTATTCAGGTGCTGcttattcatttgattttctaccttcagttttgtcttcagcaagtgacatGCATGTCTGGTTGGGCTGaggtcagttgactgacttggccattgaagaatatcctacttctttgctttgaacagcacttggtttgctgtcctGGTATGTTTTGGTATGTTTTGTTGTCCATCTGCATTGTGAAGTGCCGTCCTATCAGGTTTGCAGCATTTCTCTgactctgagcagacagtatgacACCCTGTACAGTTCaaaattcatcctgctacttctgccagcagacATATCATCAGTAAACACCAGTGACCGACTTCCGTTGGCAGTCATGCATGATCAGGTCATAACacagcctccaccatgtttcacaggtgatgtggtattcatcggatTGTGAGCCGTTCCTTCTCTGCTCCATACTCTTCACTCTCCATCCTTCTGgtacaaagaaaattgttccaaaactggactagttttttttttttaatattttctggcaaagtctaatctgtccttcccgTGCTTGAGGCTTACcggtggtttgcaccttgtggtagaccctctgtctttactttcatgaagtcttcctTTGAtcgtagactttggcaatgacctGCCTCCCAGAGAGTGGTATTGATTTGGCTAAATGTCATGAattggttcttcttcaccaaggacagaattctgtgaTCACCCAGCACAGTTGTCCTCCATagttgtccaggccttctggtgtcgctgagctcaccagtgtgttccttctctttaataATCTACCAAATGGTTGACTTGACCACTCCTGGCGTTTCTGCTCTCTCTTGGatgagtttcttttcttttctctgtctaatggtggcctgttttttttttttcttgcatggtcctcatattgagagttcacggcgacagcttccaaatgcaaattccacaattGGAATCAAATGCAGGCCTTCAACCTGCTTAATTGTTCATGAAATAATAAGGGACCTGCTGACACCTGGCTGTGAGGCACCACGTGGGGAACCACGTatgaaaatggctgtcattcctaaatggctcatatgatatttctGTCAAACCcattgaattaatgctgaaagccttAAAAAATGACGAAAATTGTGTCCCTGTCCAAATACTTGTGGACCTCACTGTAGCAGGTATGTTCactaaaaagcacacatttagcACATGTGAGGCACCTTAATGGTTTGACCTCCCGTAAGTccccacttttttttaaatgcatggcTTGTAATTAAATGATTACGAGGGGGAGTCCAACTAAAGTTAGAAAaggggatttattagaaaatggaacgaaccttcacaaaactgatccTGTCATTTCACAATGGAGTCTCcgcctgcctggaagtgccagcagaataaagagtccactgtgactcctaaatccttcaatttccagacctcccattgtgtatttacacctcacatttttacttcttacatgtgatacatttactgacattaaaacgGGTTCAACTCcgtcaatctttcctcataactcatctcctgtagccctggactcggctgagttgctcttctctggaccttttcaagtgctgttatgtcctttttgtaatatggtgaccaaaactgcacccagtactccagatgagacctcaccagtgtgttatataaatgtaatgaattattattattattataatgcttCATGcatacatcaaggcgctatataccctgtttgccttcttaatggcttctgaacattgtcaggaagtcgatagcttagagtccaccatgactcctaaatccttctcataaggtggactctctatttccagacctcccattgtgtattcaaatctaacatttttacttcttacatgtgatactttacatttactgacattaaaacgggttcaactccttcaatctttcctcataactcatctcctgtagccctggacttggccgagttgctcttctctggactctctcttgtactgttgtgtcttttttgttatatgttatatatgttatacaccaaaactgcacccagtactccagatgaggcctcaccagggtgttataaagcctgagcagaacctcctgtgacttgtactccgcacatcaaggcgctatataacctgacattctgttagccttcttaatggcttctgaacatagtcgggaagtcaatagcgtagagtccactacgactcctaaatccttctcataagatggactgtcgattttcagacctcccattgtgtatttaaatctaacatttgtacttcctatgtgtaatattttacattttctgacattaagTTTCATCTGTATGCCTGTACGccttccattttgttttcaatttttgttattgttatttgtgcTCCAGTTTGTTATTTCTTCGCTCCATTTGGGGTTTGGAACATGAAGGTTCCATTTATGCTGTCATAATTTCCTAGGATGTGGAACGGTGTGAGCGTATGTCTGGATGACATCACAGGTGGATTATACAAGATGAGTAACTTGTAatgttttcatgaacattttcatattgtttgctgttatccAACGTTAGTCACCATTGACTCATTTAGTATGAGAAATTTTTATCTTCGTTTTATTGAAAACTCGGGTATCACTGCAAACTGCATGGTGTTAGGTTACATgtacaaaaatatcatttttaggtggagtattcctttaaagccaGTCCAAGGCTTCATCTTGTTTCTGGGTACAAAATGACCCCTAAAATCACTAAGTGTCGGCATTCTCTGATGGCCCTCAGTTGCACTGCATGCAGAACCTCCAGTTCTCCTTTCAAATGGCTGCACTCCTAGAACTGCTTTTTACTTAATGCCAGGTTACAGAATTTGCTCCTTGAGCttgtcatccatattactaaccgagaatacaccggatatggacgcagggacacggcgaggggaccatgagacgtactgcgcaggcgcgcatctcataaaccgcaagcgaagtcgtatctaccgcgaacgaaggagtcacggcccaagaacgaaagagctcaactaacgtgaatgagaaatgaagcaacaacgcgcccatagctaccactaacgacacaaccacacagaaaagaggattctgcgctgcagcccagattcaaacggaagaggctatggaggccccacaggttCACACACCGTCATATTGTGAGTGGCGCTACTGctgagtgaaggcgcaggcgtcaccgccatgttgtgagtggcactactgcggagtgaagttaggaataatgtgctgcttgggattgtacaaaccgctgaacgcgttgcaccaaattcaaacacaatacagctcaacgatacaaacacgagcccacctggataagatcgatgaacgcaagcgcctacaacgcgcgtctaaaactgcggaggcaaagcaggcacgggttcaaaacgaacgagctcgactgatggatatacaaacacgTGCCCGCATGGatacaatcaatgaacgcaggcgcctaccacggctccaaaacgagcgagctcgactaatgtatttcaggatacccaacgccaggggtaggcgagcgaagctagcagggggcggagcccccttgtttggCCAGATGTCACCCACACTGACCTCCAGTAAGGTTCCCAACATCCCATCCTTTCCTTAGGGCATCCAAGTCCATTTCTGGTGCAGTGAGATATTCTATTGGATGTACCAGCCCTCTCACATATGAACACCAGGCACTGTCCATGCCACACTAGAGGGTTCCCCTTGGTGATGCCCCCTGAAGCCTCCAGTTACCAGACCGTAGAAACTCACAGTGTAGTTTCTGATCACCAGCTGTGGTTGAGTCAATCTTCTAGTGCCAGGACTTCTTTCCAGAGTGTCAGCCATTTTGTGTTTGATTGAACCAATGGCAGTAAACTGTGCCATGTAGTCCAGAAAAACAacaagtaatgtaaaaaaaaaacaaaaggaaattaattgagCCGAACTGAATCCAAAGCTCATGCAGAGAACTCTGAGCTATCACCGGGGCAAATGTCACCTCCGAGCCTGAAATTCACCAGTTCTTCTTTGTGCTTCCAAAAAGTGGAAGTGGGTTTTGAAGAAATTGATAAAGAATAACCGACAGATAGAGCAGTCTACCTTTTTTGCCTCCTAAACACCACATTTAAAGGAAGAGCACGGAGACATTAAATTAACCAACGTGCAGGAAAGTTAGCCCAGGCACCTCAAACAAACCCCGGCCCACCCAGACCAGCGCACTTCTCTCTTCCCTCCCTGGTTTAAATCAAATCCAGTGAGTTTTACATTTTCACAGCCTTCTTcactgggtttgcttcccaggtcctccctgtgtggagtttgcatgttctccccgtgtctgcgtgggtttcctcccacagtccaaagacaagcaggttaggtgcattggcaatcctaaaattgtccctagtgtgtacttggagtgtgggagtgtgtgccctgtggtgggctggcaccctgcccggggtttgttcctgccatgtgccctgtgctggctgggattggctccagcagacccccgtgaccctgtattaggatatagcgggttggacaatgaatgactgactgattgactgagtACAGGCAGGAGGTGCTGTGACACGTTTCAGGTAAAATACAAAAGAcaaatttcataagtttcaaaggctctTATTGacagtgacatgaagtttatgcccAGAGTCGATATTTGCAGTGTcggctcttctttctttttcaagacctctgcgatttgccctggcaggctggcagaTTTTTGCTGAAAGTTAGGGTGGCAGCACTAGGAGTTATTAGGATTAGTAATCTCTGCTTTCTAAGATTTACgactgacccggaagtacttaaaTTTTGGGGTGTGCCCCCTGGGTACAAAATGAAAGGAGCCGCTGTGCCacatccaggcgagtcggagacGGGCAACGCTcgcttgggaggagtggagaagagttAGAATGTGTGGTGTTCTGTGTTGGAGAAGAAGCCTGTGGTAAGGTGATTGTTCATAATAATTTGTACATTTACACTGAGGACTTGTGTCTCTGTAGTTGTGTTTGGGGTGTTGCAACgtcccctactggtcacaagtCTAATTTTGAATACAGGCTAATAACGTATAAACAGAGACAGTCTCAGTAAAGGTTGCCATTATTGCTGGAACTTTTAACCTCAGTATTTCCAGAACGCAACGTGATACCGACgtgatttttatttcaaaagaatgCATAAAACAACGACATTTTCAGATGTTTACATTGACCACAATAATTATCGACCATCACGGGCCAAAGTTCgtgtcctgagtcctccctgtctTGAGTGTCTATGCTGTCCctgagtctgtgtgggtttcctccaaagggaaagcttcccgatgtcctggctaaagtgCCCATCACGCCATCCCATGTGCCCTGGTCATCCCCTGTCTCTCTCGCCCCTTCAGCACCTGATAGCTCATGTGGGGTGAGTGTGCTGGCGCAGTAATGGCTCCCGTCACATCATCCATttgggtgctgcacattggtggtggatgATCTGGATCCCCTCTGCCTATGAAGTGCCTTGAGTAGCGAGAgaagcgctgtataaatgtaaataactCTTATTGTGAAGTTTTGAAGGTTATCTCTTCACATTTAACACACTTTATCGTTATCTGCACTCTTTGAGAGAAATAATCTGTTATTCTGTCAGTTTACCTGATTAGAAATTGCTGGGCATGTTGAGTTAAGCGACTGTTGATGACTTCCCAGCAGAGTTTCACACTTCTGAAGTTTCGCACGCTCAGCCCTTTTGTTTGTGTTGCCTGATGGAGCCGCTGCTGTATGAAGGGTCAGCAGGTAAAGAGAGTAACTGCTAACTCAATCGTGTGGCCCTCAGCTGTgcaaacatatgaaaaaaaaaatgtgctgtaCACGTGTGACTTGACGGTGGCTGAGAGTGAAAGCTTCATGAAGGTCAACAAACATTTGAACCGTGGCTGAGGCCCTGGCCCTTTTCTCAATGGCTGCCGTTTCTCATTTGTTCtctctctttgtgttttattccaCCGCGTCACTGATGCTGACTTTTCCATGTTGTTAATGGCCTCTTACTGTTATCCTTTTATGGTgtccattatttattttactgaattgATTCTGGGACTTTTTCCTCATTCCTGTCAGTGTGTTAGTATTTATTTGTAGTCTctataaaataaacagcaataaaattgGCTAcgtaacaaataaaaatgctgaCAATGTGACAGGAACGGACCACTGGGGTAACCAGATGAAAGTCAGTGCAGTTAAATCCAAAAGAGAGCGTCTTCAGTGTGATTTTAACATCTCTCACTGCTGtctgccttttccttttatttcacaGCTCTTACCACGGACCATCAGGAAACTATGGCGTCTTCAGCAACAGTCGTATTAAACGGAGGCCTGTTGTCCACTACGAGGTCGACATCACCGAAGGTACTGAAGATTCATTTAGTCATTCGGTCCAATTTTCGCCACCAAAATTAATGTCTGAAAACCTTTtgtgtatataaaatgtttaaaaacatacaaatatagtctagaataaatgtttaatttgacaGTGCTGTGTGTACTATCATGTATGTCTTGAACAATGATGTTTGTAATGTATATGGGGCAATAATACAGTAGGTAATATAATCAGTTACTATTATATAAAGTAGTGTACACGTaaaattatatactgtgtatatatatatatatatatatatatatatatatatatatatatatatatatatatatatgtgtaaagtaTATACCCAGAGATagggagagggagaaagagaggctGGAATACATGAAGTGAGGCACACATGGCTTTGTCTGTCTATCTGCCTACCTAATCCTGCCATCTATGCTAAAATAAAAGCACTacgctaaaatctatctatctatctatctatctatctatctatctatctatctatctatctatctatctatcttatcctgccaactacgctaaaatatgcctatctatctatctatctatctatctatctatctatctatctatctatctatctatctatctatctatcttatcctgccaactacgctaaaatatgcctatctatctatctatctatctatctatctatctatctatctatctatctatctatctatctatctatctatctatctatctaatcctgccaactacactaaaatatgtctatctatctatctatctatctatctatctatctatctatctatctatctatctatctatctatctatctaatcctgccaactactacTTCTGGCGGTGGCCCATTAGTCATTTGTTCAGACCGGAAGAGGCGGAGCCATCTTGAGGCTGGAGGCGGGCACTAGGTATCATTGTGGGGCTGGCTGTCGGAACTACAGGAGGGAAGAAGACcgtgttagtgacagcgccccctctcgttaCGGGGTGGTACTGTTTAcctactgtctgtctgtctgtcttatgtaATGCCTTTCTTGCTAATCTATCTAAtgttttaatcttgcctactacactatccaCCTATCTAATTAGCAAAAACAAGAAGATGCAGTGTGGAGTGTTGAGGCACCTGTTGGCAAACCcagattttcaaaaagaaaagaaaacacaatgaacagtGTTAAATGAAGgtgtcttttcagacaggagtgTGGTTCTGACTGATTAGAAAATGGTGGAGCTTACGGTTCTGCGGACTTCAagcaggaaggggcaggtccagcTGGTTGGTCCCTGGAAGTGACATTGGTGGTGGAGAAATACCATCAAACTTCTGGTCTGCACAGGAAGGAAAATAGAAGGTGTTTTCAcagagcgccaacccctggagcagcgGAGAATTACCATCGTctaagcccttaaactgtcctgTATTCACACGCATttgacaaaataaatacagtacatacactgctatttttatttatattttgacctCTATCAATCATACCCATATTGAAAACCCATGGCCTGTGTATCGTTTTGAAGGGCAGATGTTGCTCTGTCACAATATACAAAGTGGGTCAATGAATTATATTGCTTATCCAGATTACAACACAGATAGTCAAGATACATAAAcgtctttacaaaaaaaatgaaaaaaaaattctgaaatgttgAAAGAGGAAACATAGAAAGTGCAGTGTGGTGTCATGATAATTGAAAACCCCCTTTTAATAGATTGCAGTCTGTCTGCCAAATTGTACAATTTGAATTGGGACGTTCAGGAAAGCGGGGGTGCAGGTGTTGCTGTGATGCAGCAGTTCGGCCCCCTTTGTAATGTAATTGTAATGTGTGTGACCTGGAGGTAGCGTTGCAGTCCCCCAaaacccccagacacaactacagaAGACACTCTTGAGTTCAAGTACTTCACACAACTCCTCCACAAGGGTTGCACTTTCCTTCTTTGTAAACTCCTTCTACACCTGCCATGCTGCCTCGCCCACGCCCTCCCGACTCAGTGGacagaggtggccccttttatgccaTACCCAGGAGCAGGCAAAAGCCCCTGAACATAGGGACAGCCCTCCTCAGCAGCTcagggaacccagcagggctgcccttgggaccacaactcccaacATGCCCCGCAGGTACCTGAATGAGCATAGTggcccaggaatgctgccatccAGTGTGTCGGGGTGGGGGAGGGGGGTTTCAGGCACACACCCTTGCCCTTTCACTGCACTGGCATCTCTGGTGGTTATCCTGGACAGGATGTCAGCCCAGTCCTGGCGTCCCTCACATGTGGTATCTGGGAATGCAATACGCCATTTTCACGGCAAAACCCAGCACTTTAATTATAGCAGCGAGTTAATGAATGATTTTATGccgttttttgtattttttttaattactgtgaaGTCCCACTAGCAGCACCAGAACAATTGGGGGGGTCCCCAAGTCTAACGGCTGTGTCTCTGCACCGCGGCTTATTCCTATCAGAGTGATGAAGGGCTCAGTTAGAATGTAAGCCAGCCGCAGAGTTGCTCCATTACTTGAATGTCTAAATTGCAGTTGCACCTTCTTTTTTGTTGGCAGGCGGCTGAATGATCAAATGTAAAAAGCAGGACTACAAGGCTCACCCACCACCTCTCTGTTTTCCAGGTCCCCCTCAGAAACTGGCCCGGCGGGTCTTCACCAACAGCAGGGAGCGCTGGCGGCAGCAGAACGTCAACGGGGCCTTCTCGGAGCTGCGGAAACTCATCCCAACTCACCCACCCGATAAGAAACTGAGCAAAAATGAGATCCTGAGACTCGCCATGAAGTACATCAACTTTTTGGTCAAACTTTTAAATGACCAAGCCTTGGACCGGAGTAGCGGCGGGTGCAATGGGGACGATGTCGACTCCACGGGGGGAAACGAATCGAAAAAACAAACCTGTCAATCCAAGGAGCTGAAGGACGAGCGAGAGCACATCTCCGTCACGCCCGTCCTGGTGCCGTCTTCCAAAGCGGGCCTCATAGGGGGTCTCAGGTGCAGAGACTCCACGGATTCTCTCGTTGCCATGGGGACCTCCCCCATCTCCAGCAGCTATGGAGACACCGGAAGCCCTGAAAGCGATGAAGGGGAAGAGCAGAGGCACCTGTTCAAAAGCAGCCTGCAGGTCAGTGAGCAAAAACTTCTAACGGCGGCACTGAGTGACCACCGATGACGGACAACAAAACGACCAGTAGAAGTAACGTTAGAGCT
The Erpetoichthys calabaricus chromosome 17, fErpCal1.3, whole genome shotgun sequence genome window above contains:
- the lyl1 gene encoding protein lyl-1, producing MMEKLEPLSSPPAPAPAPSERQSPVQTASPPISSLPVNKPEQGDHTPQAEPFEPPGDDGGTADCKEASEPVSTEMASQHCATPPSTIKLGYGVPVISLRHSKPPPALLPEGLPGTTLLQRGVPTTELTALHPIPSLVQCPVETRIPQLVGLSAANVGLPMAPLSAIPSPLLPPQYMGGHPFFNSSYHGPSGNYGVFSNSRIKRRPVVHYEVDITEGPPQKLARRVFTNSRERWRQQNVNGAFSELRKLIPTHPPDKKLSKNEILRLAMKYINFLVKLLNDQALDRSSGGCNGDDVDSTGGNESKKQTCQSKELKDEREHISVTPVLVPSSKAGLIGGLRCRDSTDSLVAMGTSPISSSYGDTGSPESDEGEEQRHLFKSSLQVSEQKLLTAALSDHR